A genome region from Chengkuizengella sp. SCS-71B includes the following:
- a CDS encoding MoxR family ATPase, whose product MIERVIQNIEKVIIGKRDSIEKVLIAFISQGHALIEDIPGVGKTMLVRALAKSIDCSFNRIQFTPDLLPTDITGISMYNQKTREFEFRPGPLMSNIVLADEINRTSAKTQSALLEAMAEKSLTVDGTTYKLPAPFMILATQNPYEYEGTYVLPEAQMDRFLMKIHLGYPKKEQEVSMLERVQNGHPIETLKTVLFKEEIVELQKKAKTIHVDGALKEYIVQISEATRRHPHLLLGVSPRASIDLMKASQALAFIRGRDYVIPDDIKELILPIFAHRVVLKQDLEMTGVSSTSVLIKLREELPIPTLKYVSLG is encoded by the coding sequence ATGATAGAAAGAGTGATACAAAACATAGAGAAAGTCATCATAGGAAAGAGAGATTCGATTGAAAAGGTGCTCATTGCATTCATTAGTCAAGGGCATGCCTTAATAGAAGATATTCCTGGTGTAGGGAAAACAATGCTCGTGCGAGCACTGGCAAAATCTATTGATTGTTCTTTCAATCGCATCCAGTTTACACCGGATTTATTGCCAACTGATATTACGGGTATTTCAATGTACAATCAAAAAACTAGAGAATTTGAATTTAGACCAGGACCATTGATGTCCAACATTGTGCTTGCTGATGAAATTAATCGTACGTCGGCAAAAACACAGTCTGCTTTACTTGAAGCGATGGCTGAAAAAAGCTTAACCGTAGATGGAACAACATATAAACTACCGGCTCCATTTATGATTCTAGCAACACAAAATCCTTATGAATATGAAGGAACATACGTTTTGCCTGAAGCGCAAATGGATCGGTTTTTAATGAAAATTCATCTTGGTTATCCTAAAAAAGAGCAGGAAGTAAGCATGTTGGAAAGAGTACAAAACGGTCACCCAATAGAAACATTAAAAACAGTGTTATTCAAAGAAGAGATAGTAGAATTACAAAAAAAAGCTAAGACGATTCACGTGGACGGTGCTTTAAAAGAATATATTGTTCAAATATCTGAAGCTACACGCCGACATCCACATCTATTACTAGGTGTGAGTCCTCGTGCTTCAATAGATTTAATGAAAGCTTCTCAAGCTTTAGCTTTTATCAGAGGAAGGGATTATGTCATACCTGATGATATCAAAGAACTTATTTTACCTATATTTGCTCATCGTGTTGTGTTAAAGCAAGACTTAGAGATGACAGGTGTGAGTTCTACTTCAGTTTTAATAAAATTAAGGGAAGAGCTTCCGATACCAACACTAAAATATGTCTCATTAGGTTAG
- the bcp gene encoding thioredoxin-dependent thiol peroxidase has translation MSQVTVGQEVPNFTLPASNGKEVSLSDFRGKNVVIYFYPKDMTPGCTTESCDFRDYHGDYGKLNTEVIGISPDDLKSHDKFIEKHDLPFLLLSDVEKKVCELFGVWVLKKMYGREYMGVERSTFLINADGILVKEWRKVRVKEHVQKVLEAVREL, from the coding sequence ATGTCACAAGTAACTGTTGGACAAGAAGTTCCAAATTTTACTCTACCTGCATCTAATGGCAAAGAAGTATCATTAAGTGATTTTCGTGGGAAAAACGTAGTTATTTATTTTTATCCAAAGGATATGACACCGGGATGTACGACTGAATCGTGTGATTTCAGAGATTATCATGGAGATTATGGGAAGCTGAATACAGAGGTGATTGGTATCAGTCCTGATGATTTAAAATCACATGATAAATTTATTGAAAAACATGATCTTCCATTTCTATTGTTATCTGATGTGGAAAAAAAGGTGTGTGAATTGTTCGGAGTTTGGGTTCTGAAAAAAATGTATGGAAGAGAATACATGGGTGTTGAGCGTTCTACTTTTTTAATTAATGCAGATGGAATATTAGTAAAAGAGTGGCGTAAAGTAAGAGTGAAGGAACATGTTCAGAAGGTATTAGAAGCTGTGAGAGAATTGTAA
- a CDS encoding NAD(P)-dependent alcohol dehydrogenase, with amino-acid sequence MKAIVYQKYGSPNVLKIKEVEKPSPKDNEILIRIYETIVTSTDCISRRGTPFIIRFFNGFIKPKNSMLGHYPSGEVEAVGKNVKLFKKGDQVFGFSRDSLGAHAEYKCLPEEGIIGLKPTNMTYGEAAAVLYGGLTALIFLRDKIKIQKGQKMLIVGAAGGIGTFAVQLAKYYGAEVTGVCSTKNLDLVKSLGADHVIDYTTKDFAKNGNTYDYIFDTVGKSSFLRCKSSLKQNGVYLLTIPTLSIMLQMLWTSKFGSKKAVFAATSFAWTQNDLNLLKGLIESGKLKSVIDRSYPMEQISEAHKYVETGHKKGNVVITF; translated from the coding sequence ATGAAAGCAATAGTGTATCAAAAATACGGCTCGCCGAATGTCCTTAAAATTAAAGAAGTAGAAAAGCCTTCACCTAAGGACAATGAAATATTGATTAGGATTTATGAAACAATTGTGACCTCAACGGACTGTATCAGTCGCAGAGGTACCCCATTCATTATTAGATTTTTTAATGGCTTTATAAAACCAAAAAATTCGATGCTTGGGCATTACCCGTCTGGGGAAGTTGAAGCAGTAGGAAAAAATGTGAAGTTATTCAAGAAAGGTGATCAAGTCTTTGGATTCAGCCGTGACAGTTTAGGGGCGCATGCTGAATATAAATGTTTGCCAGAAGAAGGGATTATTGGATTAAAACCTACTAATATGACCTATGGTGAAGCGGCTGCCGTCCTTTATGGGGGATTAACAGCTTTGATTTTCCTTAGAGATAAAATTAAAATTCAAAAAGGGCAAAAAATGCTTATCGTTGGTGCTGCTGGAGGTATAGGTACTTTTGCAGTTCAGCTTGCCAAATATTATGGAGCGGAAGTAACTGGGGTATGCAGCACAAAAAATTTAGACTTAGTGAAATCTTTGGGAGCTGATCATGTGATTGATTACACAACTAAGGACTTTGCTAAAAATGGTAACACTTATGACTATATTTTTGACACAGTAGGCAAAAGTTCATTTTTACGTTGCAAGAGCTCACTTAAGCAAAACGGAGTCTACCTTTTAACGATTCCTACATTATCAATTATGCTTCAAATGTTATGGACTTCAAAATTTGGCAGTAAAAAGGCAGTATTTGCAGCGACAAGTTTTGCGTGGACTCAAAATGATTTAAATTTATTAAAAGGGCTTATTGAATCAGGTAAACTAAAATCTGTAATCGATAGAAGTTATCCAATGGAGCAAATATCAGAGGCACATAAATACGTTGAAACAGGACACAAAAAGGGCAATGTAGTCATAACATTTTAA
- a CDS encoding helix-turn-helix transcriptional regulator, which yields MSKCLIDNNIRKLRFYHDEMTQKQLAEKVGVTRQTIVAIEKGKYSPSLELAFRIAHVFNSPLEEVFSFSIEDETENKTQK from the coding sequence ATGAGTAAATGCCTTATTGACAACAACATTCGTAAATTACGTTTTTATCATGATGAAATGACACAAAAACAATTAGCTGAAAAAGTAGGCGTAACGCGACAAACTATCGTAGCCATCGAAAAGGGCAAGTATTCCCCTTCTTTGGAATTAGCTTTTCGTATTGCTCATGTCTTTAACTCACCTTTAGAAGAAGTCTTTTCTTTCTCAATAGAGGATGAGACTGAAAACAAGACACAAAAGTAA
- a CDS encoding C1 family peptidase yields the protein MSNDMLNLDVIKRAISSNNAQWKAEESVMSLLPFEEKKLLLGATPPKGEPRAEEIEQLIISKKEKMENESSIKVPTTYDLRNVDGKNFVTDIKDQFKDKCGSCVAFGTIATVESSLRVQHNHPDLNVDLSEAHLFFCHGPECGAACRSGWWPTAALETFKNKGVVDEECYKYEDGIEHQDCSGLCTDSESRTQKIQGYTNLTWNPTQIKEWISSKGPVSACFVVYEDFFCYKSGIYKHCEGEIVYGHCVAIVGYNDNPGYWICKNSWSSKWGDQGFFKIAYGECAIDSWLNQGVIVN from the coding sequence ATGTCAAACGATATGCTTAATTTAGATGTGATAAAAAGGGCAATATCTTCAAATAATGCCCAATGGAAAGCAGAAGAATCTGTTATGTCCTTACTCCCGTTTGAGGAAAAGAAGCTATTACTAGGTGCAACTCCTCCTAAAGGAGAGCCTAGAGCAGAGGAGATTGAACAACTCATCATCTCAAAAAAAGAAAAGATGGAGAATGAAAGTTCTATCAAAGTGCCAACAACCTATGATTTAAGAAATGTAGATGGTAAAAATTTTGTAACAGATATCAAGGATCAGTTTAAAGATAAATGTGGTTCATGTGTAGCCTTTGGAACAATAGCTACTGTAGAGAGCAGCTTACGTGTTCAACATAACCATCCCGATCTCAACGTGGATCTTAGTGAAGCGCATTTATTTTTCTGTCACGGTCCTGAATGTGGAGCAGCTTGTAGGAGTGGATGGTGGCCGACCGCTGCATTAGAGACTTTTAAGAATAAAGGAGTTGTTGACGAAGAATGTTATAAATATGAAGATGGAATCGAGCATCAAGACTGCAGCGGGCTATGTACAGATTCAGAAAGTCGTACACAAAAGATTCAAGGGTATACAAATTTAACATGGAATCCTACTCAAATTAAAGAGTGGATATCATCGAAGGGACCAGTTAGCGCATGTTTTGTCGTATATGAGGACTTTTTTTGTTATAAATCTGGGATATATAAACATTGTGAAGGTGAAATTGTTTATGGGCACTGCGTTGCTATCGTCGGGTACAACGACAATCCAGGTTACTGGATTTGTAAGAATAGTTGGTCTAGTAAGTGGGGAGATCAAGGTTTCTTCAAAATCGCTTACGGCGAATGCGCAATTGATAGTTGGTTAAATCAAGGAGTAATTGTTAATTAA
- a CDS encoding DUF4386 domain-containing protein translates to MYSNRKTAITFGILLILGIVFGILSSVPALERSDYLIKLSSIKMQVLMAAFFQFTMAAVYVCIAVLLYPIIKKHNEGMALGYFGFRIIGAAFLFVGIVSLLLLLFISERFVIEGQPSPSYFLIIGELLRVGRDLMNHIGMILPWSLGGLILYFCFFRMKLIPKWLSVWGFIGSIFTLIATFLLMFDLIKIVTPSYFIMNIPLAIFELVLAVYLMIKGFNPIVDDSN, encoded by the coding sequence ATGTATTCCAACAGAAAAACAGCGATAACATTTGGAATATTATTAATCTTAGGAATAGTTTTTGGTATATTGTCATCGGTTCCAGCGCTAGAGAGATCGGATTATCTTATTAAACTATCATCAATCAAAATGCAAGTATTGATGGCTGCTTTTTTTCAATTTACTATGGCTGCTGTATATGTGTGTATTGCGGTTTTATTATATCCAATAATTAAGAAACATAATGAAGGCATGGCCCTTGGGTATTTCGGATTCAGAATTATTGGAGCGGCCTTTCTTTTTGTTGGAATAGTGTCTCTTCTGTTACTATTATTCATAAGTGAACGTTTTGTAATAGAAGGTCAGCCAAGTCCATCCTATTTCCTAATTATAGGGGAATTACTCAGAGTAGGTAGAGATTTGATGAATCATATTGGAATGATACTACCGTGGAGTTTAGGTGGCTTAATACTATATTTTTGTTTTTTTCGAATGAAACTTATTCCAAAATGGCTTTCAGTCTGGGGTTTTATTGGCTCTATTTTCACACTAATAGCAACATTTCTGTTGATGTTTGACTTAATTAAAATAGTAACCCCAAGTTACTTTATAATGAATATACCACTAGCTATATTTGAGTTGGTTCTGGCTGTTTATCTGATGATAAAAGGCTTCAATCCAATAGTTGATGATTCAAATTAG
- a CDS encoding RNA polymerase sigma factor, which translates to MHGFLPTGVKNEEKRRKQLVIKVSEGDMDSFQILYKEFVQKVTGYLRLRLNDSHMIEDILQEVFLAVWRGAGKYNEKSTVSTWIISIAKHKLMDRYRSKYNNEKNTWLESVQHFPETEDFSKQILDEISIQKALESLQPNEQELTYLVFYMKMSYKEISELLKIPEGTVKSRVYQLKKQLRKSLEKGVLSNE; encoded by the coding sequence TTGCATGGATTTTTACCAACCGGCGTTAAAAATGAGGAAAAACGCCGGAAACAGTTGGTGATAAAAGTTTCCGAAGGAGATATGGATTCGTTTCAAATCCTCTACAAAGAATTTGTGCAAAAAGTAACGGGATATCTCAGGTTAAGACTGAATGATTCGCATATGATTGAAGATATTTTACAGGAGGTTTTTCTAGCGGTTTGGAGAGGTGCTGGCAAATATAATGAAAAATCAACGGTATCCACTTGGATTATTAGTATCGCAAAACATAAACTAATGGATCGCTACAGAAGTAAATACAACAACGAAAAAAATACATGGCTAGAAAGTGTACAGCATTTTCCTGAAACTGAAGATTTTTCGAAGCAAATATTAGATGAAATTTCTATTCAAAAAGCGCTGGAATCTTTGCAACCTAATGAACAAGAGTTAACTTATTTGGTGTTTTACATGAAGATGTCCTACAAAGAAATATCAGAGCTTTTAAAAATACCAGAGGGAACTGTGAAAAGCCGAGTATACCAACTAAAGAAGCAGTTGCGAAAGAGTTTAGAGAAAGGGGTGTTGAGCAATGAGTGA